The following is a genomic window from Actinomadura sp. WMMB 499.
CCGCAGCCGACTCGGCCATCACCGAGATCGGCGCCGTGAAGGTGCGCGGCGGCGAGGTGCTCGGCGAACTCGGCACGCTCGTCGACCCCGGCGGCCCCATCCCGCCGTTCATCACCGCCCTGACCGGCATCACCACCGCCATGGTGACGGCCGCGCCCCGGATGGACTCGGTGCTCCCGTCCTTCCTGGAGTTCGCCCGGGGCGCTGTCCTCGTCGCGCACAACGCCCCCTTCGACATTGGGTTCCTCAAGGCGGCGTGCGCCGAGCAGGGACGCGCCTGGCCCGCGTTCCCCGTCGTCGACACCGTCGACCTGGCGCGCCGCGTCCTCGGGCGGGACGAGGTCCCCAACTGCAAGCTGGGCACGCTCGCCCGCTTCTTCCGCACCGCCACCGAGCCGACGCACCGCGCGCTCGCCGACGCCCGCGCCACCGTCGAGGTCCTGCACGGGCTCATCGAGCGGCTCGGCTCGTTCGGCGTCACCTCGCTGGAGGACATGCGCGGCTTCGCCAAGGCGCCCACGCCCGAGCAGCGCCGCAAGCGCCACCTCGCCGACGGCGTGCCGAGCGCCCCCGGCGTGTACCTGTTCGAGGACGACGCCGGCGAGGTCCTCTACGTCGGCAAGAGCGGCGACCTGCGCTCCCGGGTGCGCAGCTACTTCACCGGCTCGGAGACCCGCCGCCGCGTCCGCGAGATGGTCGGCCTCGCCGAGCACGTCCGGACGATCCCCTGCGCCACCGGCCTGGAGGCCGAGGTCCGCGAGCTGCGGCTCATCGCCGAGCACAAGCCCCGCTACAACCGGCGCTCCAAGTTCCCCGAGCGGGCCATCTGGCTGAAGCTCACCGTCGAGCCGTTTCCCCGGCTGTCCATCGTCCGCGAGTGCCGCGACGACGGCGCCTGCTACCTCGGCCCCGTCTCCTCCCGGCACCGGGCCGAGGAGGCCCGCGCCGCGCTGCACGAGGCCGTCCCGCTGCGGCAGTGCACCCAGCGGCTCACCCTCCGCCTCATCGCGGACGGACGCGCCCGCACCTGCGCCCTCGCCGAGCTGGGCCGCTGCGGCGCCCCCTGCGAGGGGCGCGAGTCGGCCGCCGACTACGCCGCGCACGCCGACACCGCCCGCGCCGTCATGCGCGGCGACGTCCGTCCGGTGGTCGCCGCCGCGCAGGTCCGCATCGACCGGCTCGCCGCCGAACTGCGCTACGAGGAGGCCGCCGCGCAGCGCGACCGGCTGCACGCGTTCGTCCGCGCCGCCGCCCGCGGGCAGCGCCTCGCCGCGCTCGCCGGCCTGCCGGAGCTCGTCGCCGCCCTGCCCGCCTTCGACGGCGGCTGGGAGCTGGCGGTCGTCCGGTACGGCAGGCTCGCCGCCGCCGGGACCGTCCCGCCGCGCGCCCGCCCCCGCCCGTACGTCGACGCCCTCATCGCCACCGCCGAGACGGTCTTCCCGCCGTCCGGGGGCGCGCCCGGCGGCGTCGCCCTCGGCGCGCCGCCGTCCACCGGCGCCACCGCCGAGGAGATGGAGTGCGTGCTGCGCTGGCTCGACCGCCCCGGCGTCCGCCTCGTCGAGGTCGGCGGGACGTGGACGTGCCCGGCGCACGGCGCGGAGGGGCAGCGCGGGCGGCTCGACCGTGCCGTGAGCGAAAGGGTCGCCCGTGACCGGGCCTTCGGCGACCGGGCCCCCCGCCCCGCGCAGGCGCCGCGGCCCCGCGCGTCCCGCCGCCCCATGGGCTGATCCCGCTAAAGTGACGTGATCGTCCGCGCACCGCCGCACCATGCACCCCCGAGGGGATCGCCCGCACATGGCACTGCCGCTCTACGACAGCCAGCCCGCACGCCGCGTGCCCTGGGTGACGTACCTGCTGGTGGCGGCGAACGTCGTGGTGTTCCTGATCACGCCCATGTCGAACTTCGCGACCTGGTACGGCGAGGGCGCGGTCCGCGAGTGCAGCGCCGCGCACTTCAGCTACGAGTACGGCGCGGTGCCCAAGGAGCTGACGACGGGCGAGCGGCAGCCGCTGCCGACCGAGGTGCGGCACGAATGCGGCCCGTCCGACCACGGCAAGATCCCCTGGACGTCCGCGTTCACCTCGATGTTCGTCCACTCCGACGCGCTCCACCTGCTGGGCAACGTCGTCGCGCTGTTCGTCATCGGGATGGGGCTGGAGGACAGGCTCGGCCGATGGCGCTACCTCGCCGCCTACCTGCTGTTCGGGCTCGCGGCCGTCTACGGGTTCGCCTACACCTCGCCCGACTCCACGGTCCCGCTCATCGGCGCGTCCGGCGCCATCGCCGGGGTGATGGGCGCCTACGTGATCCTCAACCCGGGGGGCCGCGTCGTGACGTGGGTGGTGCCCTTCATCGTGCTCCGGCTGCCGGTGTGGGTCGTGCTCGGCTACTGGTTCGTCATGCAGTGGCTCTCGCTGGGGCAGGAGAGCAACGTCGCCTACGCCGCGCACATCTCCGGGTTCGTCGCCGGGGCGGTCTTCGCCGTCATCGCCCGCAGGGCCGGCCCCGGGCGCCGGTTCGCCGCGCTGAGCCGCGGCTGACGGCACCCCCGGCCGGCCGGTGCGAACGGTCCGTCCGGCGCGGGGACGCGTCCCGATAGAGTCGGGACGTCGTAGAACAGGGGAGGGTGCAGTGGTCACTGCGATCGTGTTCGTCAAGGCCGACGTCGCGCGCATCCACGAGGTGGCCGAGGCGATCGCCGCGCTGGACGGCGTCAGCGAGGTCTACTCCGTCACCGGGGACCACGACCTCATGGCGATGGTCCGGGTCCGCCGCCACGAGGAGCTGAACGACGTCATCCCCGGGCGGCTCAACAAGGTCCCCGGCATCGTCGGCACCGAGACGCACATCGCGTTCCGCACCTACTCCAAGCACGACATCGAGGCCGCGTTCGCCCTCGGCCTGCCCGACGCGGACTAGCCGCACCGCCCGCGGGCGGCCGGCGGATCAGCCGCGCACGCCCTGGGAGACCTCGATCCAGCGGTCGAGGAGTTCGTTCGCCGCACCCGAGTCGACGGCGCGCGCGGCCCGCTCGTACGCGGCGCCCAGCGCCGCGGTGAGGTCGCCGGCGGCCGGGGCGCCGGCATCGGCCGTCATCAGCGCGGCCGCGTTCAGCAGCACGATGTCCCGGACCGGGCCGGTCTTCCCCGCGAACAGGTCGCGCGCCACCCGCGCGTTGAAGGCCGGGTCGGCGCCGCGCAGGTCCTCGGGCGCGGCGGGCGGGATGCCGAGGTCGGACGGCGTGAACGTCGTCTCGGTCGCGGTGCCGTCGCGGACGACCCACACCGTCGAGGTGCCCGTGGTGGTCAGCTCGTCCAGGCCGTCGTCGCCGCGGAACACCAGCGACGAGCAGCCGCGCGCGGCGAACACGCCCGCGATGACGCCCGCCATCCGGGGGTGGAACACCCCGACGGCCTGGGCGGCGGGCCGCGCCGGGTTCGTCAGCGGGCCCAGGAAGTTGAACACCGTGGGGGTGCCGAGCTCGCTGCGCGTCCGCCCGGCGTACTTCAGCGCGGGGTGGAACCGGGGCGCGAAGCAGAACGTGATGCCGGTCTCCGCGGCGACCCGGGCGGTCGCCTCGGCGGACAGGTCGATGGCGACGCCGAGGTGCTCCAGCAGGTCGGCGGCGCCGCACGAGGACGACGCGGCCCGGTTGCCGTGCTTGACGACCGTGACGCCCGCCGCCGCCGCGACCACCGCCGCCATCGTGGACACGTTCACCGTGTGGGCGCGGTCGCCGCCCGTGCCGACCAGGTCGGCGATGGGGCCCGGCACGTGCACCGGCGTGGCGTTGTCCATCATGCCCTCGGCGAGCCCGGCGACCTCGGCGACCGTCTCGCCCTTGGCGCGCATCGCGACGGCGAAGCCCGCGATCTGCGCGTCCGTCGCCTCCCCGGCCATGATCGTGTTCATGGCCCAGGAGGTCTCCTCGCTCGTCAGCGACTCGCCGTCGAGCAGCGCGTTGAGCAGTGCGGGCCAGGTCGTGCGCGCGTCCATGTCTCCCCAAGGGTGCGGTCGGGTCGGCGGGGACGCGGGGGCGGCCGCCCGGCCGGGGTGCCGGGCCGGGGCTCCGCCCCGCCTCCCCGGCGAACTGGTGTTACAGGGCCGGAAGGCGGTTCTCGATGCGCCAGCGAAGCAGGCCGGCGAGCTCGTTCGCCAGGGCCATCGGGTCCAGCGGCAGGCTCACCACGGCGTCGGCGCGCGACCACGTCGCGAGCCAGCCGTCGTCCCGCCGGGCGATGACGGCCAGCACCGGAGGGCAGTCGAAGACCTCGTCCTTGGCCTGCCGGCACACGCCGAGCCCGCCCGCGGGCTGCGCCTCACCGTCCACGATGAGGGCGTCGATGCCGCCCTCGTCGAGCCGCCGGACCACGGCGGGCTGCGTCGCGCACTCGACGAACTCGACCCGCGGCACGTCGGCGGCGGGACGCCGCCCGATCGCCGTCCGGATCTGGGCGCGGGTGTTCGCGTCGTCGCTGTAGACGAGAACCTTCATCGGGCTCTCCGGGGCGGTGCTCATGTCGATGAAGGGTACCCGCTCGCGGCGGTGCGCACGAGATCCCGGGCACGTTTTCGGCGGTCGGGCGGCCTCTCCTCCGGCGGCGGGGCGGCCTCCTCGAACACGCCCGGGAACTCTAGGAGGGGGGTCATGCGTCACTCACGGGATAGGGACGCAATAATGCTGCCCGTGACAGCATCCGCGATAGAGACAACACCTCACGCACGGGCGAACCGTCCCAATCTGGTCAGCGTGGGGACGATCGTCTGGCTGTCGTCCGAGCTGATGTTCTTCGCGGCGCTGTTCGCGATGTTCTTCACGATCCGCTCCGTGACGATCGGCCAGTCCGGGTCGGACGCCTGGCCGGGCGCCCACCTGAACCTGCCGCTCTCCGCGGTCAACACCACCATCCTGGTGCTCTCCTCGGTGACCTGCCAGATGGGCGTGTTCAAGGCGGAGGCCGGGAAGGTCGGGCGCGACGGCGGCCTCCTGAACTTCCGGCGCTGGGGACTGCGCGAGTGGTACGTCCTCTCGTTCCTCATGGGCGCCTACTTCGTCGCCGGCCAGGCGTACGAGTACTACGCCCTCGTCACGCACGAGGGGCTGACGCTCTCGTCCTCCGCCTACGGGTCGGTCTTCTACCTGACCACCGGCTTCCACGGGTTGCACGTCACCGGCGGCCTCATCGCCTTCCTGTTCGTCCTCGGACGGACGTACGCGGCGAAGAGATGGACGCACGAGCAGGCCACCAGCGCGATCGTCGTGTCCTACTACTGGCACTTCGTCGACGTGGTGTGGATCGGCCTGTTCGCGGCCATCTACCTGCTCGACCTGTGACGACCCGACTGACCTACCAGACGACATGACCCGAACGGGGATTTCCGTGAAAAGGTTCACCGCATGGCGACGGCGCCCCTGGGCGGGCTACGCCGTCGTGCTGGCGGCCCTGGCGGCGATCGGCGTCATCTACGCCGGCTTCTCGCCGCAGACCGAGCGCGCCCAGGCGGCGGCGGGCCAGGCCCAGACCGCCGAGGACATCGAGCATGGCAAGCAGCTGTTCGACAAGAACTGCGCCAGCTGCCACGGGCTCAACGGCGAGGGCACCAAGGACGCCGAGGGCAACTGGATCGCTCCCAGCCTCATCGGTGTCGGCGCCGCGTCCGTCGACTTCCAGGTCAGCACGGGCCGCATGCCCGCGATGAACCCTGGGGCGCAGGTCCCGCGCAAGGACCCGATCCCCGTGTTCGACACGGACATCGAGACGGACTACGAGGACCCGAAGGAGCGCGCGGAGGCCGAGAAGCAGAAGGCGGAGGCGGAGGACAACCTCCACGACCTGATCGCCTACGTCGACTCCCTGGGCGGTGGCCCGGCGATCCCGCCGGAGTCGGTGACCGACCCCGAGGGCGGTGACGCCGCGCTCGGCGGGAAGCTGTTCCGCACCAACTGCGCCCAGTGCCACAACTTCACCGGCCAGGGCGGCGCCCTGACCGGCGGGAAGTACGCGCCGCCGCTGTCCACCAGCGACGTCACCCCGACGCAGATCTACGAGGCCATGCTGACCGGCCCGCAGGCGATGCCGGTGTTCAACGACACCACGATCACGCCCAAGGAGAAGCAGGCCATCATCGCCTACCTCGTGGAGACCCGCGAGGAACCGAACCCCGGCGGCTGGGGACTCGGCCGCATGGGCCCGGTGAGCGAGGGCCTGGCCGGCTGGCTGTTCGGCATCGGATTCCTGGTGCTGGCGGCCATGTGGATCACCGCGAAGAAGCCGAAGAAGCTGAAGAAGTCATGAGCGACGACAACAAGGAGAACGCGGGCCCCACGGGGCCGCGCGAGGAAGGCGAGCCGCGCGAACGCGTGATCGGCACGCCCTCCCCGGCGAGGGACAAGGCGCTCCTCGCCGAGGACGACGTCTCCGCGCCCGCGGGCAGCGGGGAGCAGCTGGACGAGGAGTCGGCCAAGCGCGCCGAGCGGATCGTCGCGCTGCTGTTCCTGCTCGCGTTCGCGGCGAGCGTCGCCTTCATCGCCTACTACATCGGCTGGAGCGGACGCGACGGCGGGATGCACGGCATCCACCGCGCGCAGGAGTCCAACCTCTGGCTGGGCGGCACGATGGCCGCCGCCTTCCTGCTGATGGCGGCCGGCGTCACCATCTGGATCCGCCGGCTGATGACCAGCAAGCCGATCACGCAGGAACGGCACGACCTGGCCAGTGACGCCGAGACCCGGGCGGCGCTCAGCAAGGACGTCCTGGAGGGCGCCGAGGACAGCGGCCTCACCAAGCGGCCGCTGCTGCGCCGGACGCTGCTGCTGGCCGCGGCCCCGCTGGGCCTGGCCCCGCTGGTGCTGCTGCGCGACCTCGGCCCGCTGCCGGAGAAGCGGCTGCGCCACACGCACTGGGCCAAGGCGGTCGAGAAGGCCAAGTCCGAGGGCAAGAAGGGCGTCCGCCTGGTGGTGGACGGCACCCACAAGCCGCTCCGGGTCAGCGACTTCGCGACCCCCGGCTCGATGATCACGGTGCTGCCCGAGCACATGGAGGAGGACGTCCCCGAGCACGACGTCCTCACCGAGATGGCCAAGGCCGTGACCATCCTGATCAACGTGCCGGAGGGCCAGTTCAAGCCCGCCGAGGGCCGGGAGAACTGGCACGTCAACGGGATCGTGGCCTACTCCAAGGTCTGCACGCACGTCGGCTGCCCCGCGGCCCTGTACGAGCAGACCACGCACCACATCCTGTGCCCGTGCCACCAGTCGACCTTCGACGCGACCGACGCCGCCAAGGTGATCTTCGGTCCGGCGGCGCGGCCGCTGCCGCAGCTGCCGCTGAGCGTCGAGGACGGCTACATCATCGCGACGAGCGACTACCGCGAGCCCGTCGGCCCGAGCTTCTGGGAGCGAGGATGAGCGACACGACGGCTCCGAAGGCGATCGAGGGCTCGCTGGGCTTCATCGACGAGCGCCTGGGATCGACGAGCTTCCTCAAGCGCAACGTCAAGAAGGTCTTCCCGGACCACTGGTCGTTCATGCTGGGCGAGATCGCGCTGTACTCGTTCATCATCCTGCTGCTGACGGGGACGTTCCTGACGCTCTGGTTCAAGCCGAGCATGATGGAGGTCGTCTACCACGGCTCGTACGACCAGCTCAACGGCGTCAAGATGTCCGAGGCGTACGCCTCGACGCTGCACATCAGCTTCGACGTCCGCGGCGGCCTGCTCATGCGGCAGATCCACCACTGGGCCGCGCTCCTGTTCATGGCGTCGATCCTGGCGCACATGCTGCGGGTGTTCTTCACCGGCGCGTACCGCAAGCCGCGCGAGCTGAACTGGCTGATCGGCATCGGCATGTTCATCCTGGGCATGCTCGAGGGCCTGTTCGGCTACTCGCTGCCGGACGACCTGCTGTCCGGCACCGGCCTGCGGATCACCCAGGGCGTCCTCGAGGCGATCCCGGTGGTCGGCACCTACGGGTACATGTTCCTGTTCGGCGGCGAGTTCCCGGGCACCGACATCGTCTCGCGGATGTACATGCTGCACATCCTGCTGATCCCGGGCATCATCCTGGCGCTGGTCACGGCGCACATGATGATCATGTGGCATCAGAAGCACACCGCGATGCCGGTCAAGAACCAGAGCGAGAAGCAGGTCTACGGCTACCCGTTCTACCCGGTCTTCATGGCCAAGACGGGCGCCTACTTCCTCTTCGTGTTCGGCCTTCTGGCCCTGATGGGGGCGTTCTTCCAGATCAACCCGATCTGGCTGTTCGGGCCGTACGATCCGGGGGCCATCTCCGCCGGATCGCAGCCCGACTGGTACATGGGCGTCCTGGAAGGCTCGCTGCGGCTCATGCCCGGGTGGGAGACCACCCTCTGGGGCCACACGGTCAGCTGGAACGTGTTGATCCCGGCGGCGGTGCCGCTCGGCATCGTCTTCGGTGGCGCGATGGCCTGGCCGTTCCTCGAGCAGTGGGTGACCGGCGACCGGCGCCAGCACCACGTCAACGACCGTCCGCGCAACGCCCCGGTCCGCACCGGGATCGGCATGGCGGCCGTCACCTTCTACGGGCTGATGTGGCTCGCCGGCGCCAACGACGTCATCGCGGAGAAGTTCCACGTCTCGCTGTTCGCCACGACGTGGTTCTTCCGAGTGACGATCTTCGTCGGGCCGGTGCTCGCGTACATCATCACGAAGCGGATCTGCCTCGGTCTGCAGCGCAAGGACGCCGACGTGGTCGGGCACGGCGTGGAGAGCGGCATCATCACGATGTCGCCCGACGGCAAGTACGCCGAGCGGCACGAGCCCGCCAAGGAGGACGAGCGCGTCAAGCTCCTCGCGAAGGAGACCGCCCGTCCGGTGGCCCCGACGAAGGACGCGCAGGGCATCCCGGCGCCGGCCGCCAAGGGCCCGATCGGGCACCTGCGCGCCCGGCTCAACCGGGCCTGGCACTTCGACGACATCCCCGTCGAGGAGCACGGCCACGAGGAGAACGGGCACGGCGAGAACGGGCACGCGGAACTCGAGGAGTCCAAGGGCTCCAAGGAGATCCGCGGCTGACCGCCGCCGACGTCGCACCGTCATGACCGCGGGGCCCGCCACCGGACGACCGGTGGCGGGCCCCGCGCCGTTTCCGGACGTCCGGTGACGTGCCCGCCCCCGGCGCTCCATATCCTGGGCGGCGATGACCAAGACCCTCGTCGTGACCAATGACTTCCCGCCCCGTCCCGGTGGCATCCAGGCGTTCGTGCACGCCCTGGCGCTGCGCCGCCCGCCCGGCTCGGTGGTGGTGTACGCCCCGGCCTGGGAGGGCGCCGCGCGCTTCGACGCGGCGCAGCCGTTCCCGGTCGTCCGCCATCCCGGTTCGCTGATGCTGCCGGTGCCCGGCGTGCTGCGGCGCGCGGCGGACGTGCTGCGCGCCGAGGGGTGCGACTCGGTGGTGTTCGGCGCGGCGGCCCCGCTCGGGCTGCTCGGCCCGGCGCTGCGCCGGAGCGGTGCGCGGCGGCTGGTCGGGATCACGCACGGGCACGAGGCCGGCTGGGCCGCGCTGCCCGTCGCGCGGTCGCTGCTCGGCCGGATCGGCGACGGCGTCGACGTCCTCACCTACCTGGGCGAGTACACGCGCGCACGGATGGCGCGGGCGCTCAGCCCGGCCGCGGCGGCGCGGATGGCGCGGCTCGCGCCCGGGGTGGACGAGAAGGCGTTCCGGGCCGGTGCGGGCGGCGCGGACGTCCGCGCGCGGTACGGCCTCGCGGACCGTCCGGTGGCGGTGTGCGTGTCGCGGCTGGTGCCGCGCAAGGGGCAGGACGCCCTGATCCACGCGTGGCCGCGGGTGCTGCGCAGGGTTCCGGACGCGGCGCTGCTGCTCGTGGGCGGCGGCCCGTACCGCGCCGACCTGGAGCGGCTCGCGGAGTCGGCCGGGGTGTCGCGGTCGGTGGTGTTCACCGGGAGCGTCCCGTGGGAGGAGCTGCCGGCCCACTTCGACGCCGGGGACGTGTTCGCGATGCCCTGCCGCACCCGGCGCCGCGGACTGGACGTCGAAGGGCTCGGGATCGTCTACCTGGAGGCGTCGGCGACCGGGCTGCCGGTCGTCGCGGGGGACTCGGGCGGCGCGCCCGACGCCGTCCTGGAGGGCGAGACGGGCGCGGTGGTGCCGGGCCGGTCGGTCGCGCGGGTCGCCGCCGCGGTGGCGGACCTGCTGGCGGACCCCGCGCGGGCCCGCGCGATGGGCGAGGCGGGCCGGGCGTGGGTCGAGCGGGAGTGGCGCTGGGAGATCCAGGCGGCGCGGCTGGGGGCCCTGCTGGAGGGCTGACGGGCGGGCCGGCGGGCGCCGCCGGTTCCGGCCGGGCCGGAAATGGCGCCCCGGCGCTCGTACCGCGGCAGGTCCCCGGGTGACAGGATGCCAGCTATGGAGAACGCGCACGTCGAGGACGCATGGGTCCGGGTTCCGGGGGCGGCCGCCCGGTGGCTGGAGGAGCTCGATCCCGAGCACGGGTACAGCGGGTTCCAGCCGCCGAGCCGTCCCGACGCGGCGTGGATCCTCCACGCGATGTACGCGTGGGAGGAGGGGCTCGTCACCACGACCTACGACGACCTCCACAAGTCGATGGCGGAGGCGGGGCTGACCCGGCGGCCGCGGCTGCCGGAACCGGTGGGCGACGTCAGCGAGCTGCTGGCGGGCTCGGTCGTCACCGGCACCGCCCTCGGCCGCACCGGCCATCCGGGGCGGGGCTGGCGGCGGCTGCGGTGGCGCGAGCTGGCGCGGGGGTCCGGCGAGCCCGCCGTCCCGGACGGGCGGTTGCCGGGGAGCCGGTGCCTGCGGCAGGCGCATCCGGCGGGCAGCTGGTCGGCGGCGATCCGGCCGCCCGCCGAGGGGTGCCTGGACCGGGAGGGCTGGCAGCGGCTGATCGGAGTCCTGCTGCGGTGCGTCCCGTCGGGCGCCGACACCCGCTGCCTGGCGTACTACTGCCCGCTCGTGACGAACGAGTGGGAGGAGGACACCGTGCTCGTCGGGCGGCTCGGCGACGCGGACGCGCTGTACGACCACCCGTCCATGCAGAGCTGCCCGTCGAACCTGTGGCCGGAGGACCGGTCCTGGATCGTGTACTGCGACTGGGACCTGTGGGGGACGAAGTTCGCGGGACCGTCCGCCCTGGTCGACGCGGTGCTGGCCGATCCGGAGCTGGAGAGCCTCCGGCTGCCCTGGACGGGGTGAGCGGTCAGGTCCGCTCGCGCCCGGTGCCGGCGACCAGCAGGGCACCGGCGGCGAGCAGCGCGGCGAGGACGAGGCCGAGCGCGCGCAGCCCCTGGCCCGTCAGCGCGGCGGCGAGCTGCGGCCCGAGGCTGGCGCCGGCGAACAGCAGAGTGCTGTGCAGCGAGACGGCCGGTGCGCGGGCGGCGCCCGCCCGTGCGACGACGATGTCGATGAGGCCGGGGGCCGCGACGGCGGTGCCCGCGGTGACGACCATCAGCAGCAGCGCGAGCCCGAGGGTGCCCGGTTCCAGGAGGCCGACGAGGGCGACCCCGGCGGCGGCCGCGGCGAGTGCCCCGGCCGCCCGGGCCGGGCCGGGGATCCGGGCGAGCCGGGTGGTGAGGAACGGGACGGCGAGGATGACGGGCAGCGCGCTCGCGCGCAGCGCCAGCAGCCCGGTGGTGCCGGTGAGCTCCAGTCCGGTGTAGATCGCGACGAAGGGGCCGAGGACGACGGGGACGGCCAGGAACAGCGGCACCAGGTTCGGGGCGGCCAGCAACCGGAACATCATCCGGTAGGCGGTGAGGGGCGAGGCCCCGCCGGACGGGCCGTCCGGCAGCAGCACGCGCGCGAGCGCGACGGCGGCGGCGGCGAACGCGACCGCGCCGGCGAGGAAGAACGAGCGCCAGCCGAGCACCGCGGCGAGGCCCTGCGCGGCGAGCTGGCCGATGACGGCGGCGGCGAGGAACCCGGTGGTCATCGCGGTGACGGTGACGAGCCTGCGGTGCGGCGCGACCCGCTCGCCGATGTAGGCCATCGCGACGGGCGGGAACGCGCCGATGGTGACGCCCTGCGCGATGCGCAGCATGATCGCGGCCTCGGGGGACGGCGCGGCGGCGACGAGCGCGGTGGTGACGGCGGTGGCCGCGACGCCGCCGACCATGACGCGGCGGCGGCCGAGCCGGTCCGACAGCGGGCCGAACAGCAGGAACCCGGCGGCGTACCCGAAGCCGAAGACGCTGACGAGCCAGGTGAGGGACGCGGGGTCGGCGTGCCAGCCGGACGCGGCGCGGCCGAGCAGCGGGATCATCCCGTACAGCTGGCTCGTGGCCAGCAGGGCGGTGGCGGCGAGCACGGCCACGGTGGGTCCGAACGGAGCGTGGGCCGGAGCCGCGGGGGAGGGGGAGCG
Proteins encoded in this region:
- a CDS encoding glycosyltransferase family 4 protein, which produces MTKTLVVTNDFPPRPGGIQAFVHALALRRPPGSVVVYAPAWEGAARFDAAQPFPVVRHPGSLMLPVPGVLRRAADVLRAEGCDSVVFGAAAPLGLLGPALRRSGARRLVGITHGHEAGWAALPVARSLLGRIGDGVDVLTYLGEYTRARMARALSPAAAARMARLAPGVDEKAFRAGAGGADVRARYGLADRPVAVCVSRLVPRKGQDALIHAWPRVLRRVPDAALLLVGGGPYRADLERLAESAGVSRSVVFTGSVPWEELPAHFDAGDVFAMPCRTRRRGLDVEGLGIVYLEASATGLPVVAGDSGGAPDAVLEGETGAVVPGRSVARVAAAVADLLADPARARAMGEAGRAWVEREWRWEIQAARLGALLEG
- a CDS encoding MFS transporter, yielding MFRTELRSPSPAAPAHAPFGPTVAVLAATALLATSQLYGMIPLLGRAASGWHADPASLTWLVSVFGFGYAAGFLLFGPLSDRLGRRRVMVGGVAATAVTTALVAAAPSPEAAIMLRIAQGVTIGAFPPVAMAYIGERVAPHRRLVTVTAMTTGFLAAAVIGQLAAQGLAAVLGWRSFFLAGAVAFAAAAVALARVLLPDGPSGGASPLTAYRMMFRLLAAPNLVPLFLAVPVVLGPFVAIYTGLELTGTTGLLALRASALPVILAVPFLTTRLARIPGPARAAGALAAAAAGVALVGLLEPGTLGLALLLMVVTAGTAVAAPGLIDIVVARAGAARAPAVSLHSTLLFAGASLGPQLAAALTGQGLRALGLVLAALLAAGALLVAGTGRERT